The following coding sequences are from one Parabacteroides pacaensis window:
- a CDS encoding efflux RND transporter permease subunit: MNIPKYSLENKKIIYFFLAIMLIGGIFSFFKLAKKEDSPFVIKQAVLITQYPGASPREVEKLITEPIEREIQSMSEVYKIKSESYFGMSKITIELKPTISPDYMPVKWDELRRKVLNIKSSLPSGASDIIVKDDFGDVFGIYYGLTADEGFTYKDLRDWSQKIKTELTPIEGVQKVMLFGEQTEVVNVSMSVPKLSILGIDPNSIMQILQTQNVLVNTGEINTGSYQLKVLADGTYKSLDDIRDQIIVTKNGGEVRLGDVATVERGYMEPPSNLMRVDGKRAIGIGVATGAKDDVVAVGNAVEERLQELKKLFPIGIELVSIYPENKIAHDANNGFILNLIESLLIVIVIIFLVMGSRAGLLIGSSLLFSVGGTLLIMLLVGVGLNRTSLAAFIIAMGMLVDNAIVVTDNAQIGIRRGISRYQALIDGATKPQWALLGATFIAVCSFLPMYLAPASVAEIVKPLFIVLAVSLALSWVLALTQTTTFGNFILKDKTDDASKDPYDTPIYHKFERVLAKLIRHRFITISTAVGLLILSLVVMGIMPQSFFPSMNKPYMRADLIFPEGYGIRDVEKTVLEIEKYLNADEKVKSYSITMGGSPLRYYLASSSYGPKSNFANILIEVHDASQSPVMEQQLYDYLTQNYPNILTRSGLFMLSPVSEAAIEIGFIGENIDTLVALTEQAEAIARKNDMVMEVRNSWGNKVPVWKPLFSQEKGLRLGITRQQMAYALKSATNGVPLGEYREGDLFMPILLKDAEIDSLKLSDVKTLPVFSSKGIPVKVEQVIDQFSLDYEYNVIKRFNRERVMMMSCEPKRGANTIAAFNQLWKDVNEQIKVPEGYKIKYFGEQDTQDEGNRAIAKNIPLMFLLMYVTLLFLFPKYYRKPVLIMAMLPLIFIGVVLGLVVFGKSLDFFAMLGLLGLIGMNIKNAIVLVDEIGIQLKKLPPVQAVIEATKTRIVPVTMASGTTILGMLPLLGDAMFAGMAATIMGGLLMATVLTIFILPVTYCIFFGFKIK; the protein is encoded by the coding sequence ATGAATATTCCAAAATATTCTCTTGAAAATAAAAAGATAATATATTTCTTTTTAGCTATTATGCTGATAGGAGGAATTTTCTCTTTCTTTAAGCTGGCTAAAAAGGAAGATTCACCGTTTGTTATTAAACAGGCAGTGCTTATTACACAGTATCCCGGAGCAAGCCCGCGGGAAGTAGAAAAGTTAATAACGGAACCGATTGAGAGGGAAATTCAATCCATGTCAGAAGTATATAAGATTAAATCCGAATCTTATTTTGGCATGTCTAAAATTACCATTGAATTAAAACCTACGATCTCTCCGGACTATATGCCGGTAAAATGGGATGAATTACGACGTAAGGTGTTGAATATTAAATCAAGCCTTCCCTCCGGAGCTTCAGATATTATTGTAAAAGATGATTTTGGAGATGTATTTGGTATTTATTATGGCCTAACGGCTGATGAAGGTTTTACTTATAAAGACCTTCGCGACTGGTCACAAAAAATAAAAACGGAGCTTACACCGATAGAAGGAGTACAGAAAGTAATGCTTTTCGGGGAGCAAACTGAAGTGGTAAATGTTTCTATGTCCGTACCTAAACTATCCATTTTAGGTATTGATCCTAATTCTATTATGCAGATTTTGCAAACACAAAATGTTCTGGTAAATACAGGAGAAATAAATACCGGTAGCTATCAATTGAAGGTTTTGGCTGATGGAACGTACAAAAGTTTAGATGATATTCGTGATCAGATTATTGTAACAAAAAATGGTGGAGAAGTACGTTTAGGCGACGTAGCTACGGTGGAAAGAGGATATATGGAGCCACCTTCAAATTTAATGCGTGTAGATGGAAAACGTGCTATTGGCATTGGTGTAGCAACAGGTGCAAAAGATGACGTAGTTGCCGTAGGGAATGCGGTAGAAGAACGTTTGCAGGAATTAAAAAAGCTTTTTCCTATTGGGATAGAACTCGTTTCTATATATCCGGAAAACAAGATCGCGCATGATGCCAATAACGGATTTATTCTTAACTTGATAGAGTCATTATTGATTGTAATCGTTATCATCTTCTTGGTAATGGGATCACGGGCCGGTTTGTTAATCGGTAGTTCTTTATTATTTTCGGTAGGAGGCACTTTACTTATCATGCTATTGGTAGGAGTCGGCTTGAATCGAACTTCTTTGGCTGCATTCATTATAGCCATGGGTATGTTAGTAGATAATGCTATTGTGGTAACTGATAATGCTCAGATTGGCATTCGACGTGGAATCTCTCGGTATCAGGCATTGATCGATGGGGCTACTAAACCTCAGTGGGCGTTGTTGGGAGCTACGTTTATTGCTGTTTGTTCTTTCTTGCCTATGTATTTGGCACCAGCTTCAGTAGCAGAAATTGTAAAACCTTTGTTTATTGTGCTAGCCGTATCTTTAGCACTTAGTTGGGTTTTGGCTTTGACACAAACTACAACTTTTGGTAATTTCATTTTAAAAGATAAAACAGATGATGCATCTAAAGATCCTTATGATACTCCCATTTATCATAAGTTTGAAAGAGTATTGGCTAAACTGATTAGACACCGTTTTATCACTATTAGTACTGCTGTAGGCTTATTAATTCTTTCCTTAGTTGTGATGGGGATTATGCCCCAGAGCTTTTTCCCCAGTATGAACAAGCCCTATATGCGAGCCGATTTGATTTTCCCCGAAGGATATGGTATTCGGGACGTAGAAAAAACAGTGCTTGAAATAGAAAAGTACTTGAATGCAGATGAAAAGGTTAAATCCTACTCTATTACGATGGGAGGTTCACCCTTACGTTATTACTTAGCCAGTTCGTCTTATGGTCCTAAATCGAATTTTGCGAACATATTGATTGAAGTTCATGATGCTTCACAATCTCCGGTAATGGAGCAACAATTATACGATTATTTAACCCAGAATTATCCCAATATACTTACGCGATCAGGCTTATTTATGCTTTCACCGGTATCGGAAGCTGCTATTGAAATTGGCTTTATCGGTGAGAATATTGATACTTTGGTTGCTCTTACGGAACAGGCGGAAGCTATTGCTCGTAAAAATGATATGGTGATGGAAGTACGGAATAGTTGGGGAAATAAAGTTCCGGTATGGAAACCTCTCTTTTCACAAGAAAAAGGGTTACGTTTAGGAATTACCCGACAACAAATGGCTTATGCTTTAAAATCGGCTACTAACGGAGTCCCTTTGGGAGAATATCGGGAAGGAGATTTGTTTATGCCTATTTTACTAAAGGATGCAGAAATTGATTCCTTGAAATTAAGTGATGTAAAAACTTTACCTGTATTCAGTTCAAAAGGTATTCCGGTAAAAGTAGAACAAGTGATTGACCAATTCTCTTTAGATTATGAGTATAATGTAATTAAGCGTTTCAATAGGGAAAGAGTTATGATGATGTCATGCGAACCTAAACGAGGCGCTAATACGATTGCAGCTTTTAATCAACTATGGAAAGACGTGAATGAACAGATAAAAGTTCCCGAAGGCTATAAAATAAAATATTTTGGAGAACAGGACACGCAAGATGAAGGGAACAGAGCTATTGCAAAAAATATTCCTTTGATGTTTTTGCTTATGTATGTTACTTTATTGTTCTTGTTCCCTAAGTATTATCGTAAGCCTGTACTAATTATGGCCATGTTACCCTTGATCTTTATCGGGGTTGTATTAGGATTGGTAGTGTTTGGTAAATCGTTGGACTTTTTTGCCATGTTAGGCCTTTTAGGGTTGATCGGTATGAATATAAAGAATGCAATTGTATTAGTAGACGAAATAGGTATTCAATTAAAGAAGTTACCTCCGGTACAAGCTGTTATTGAAGCAACTAAAACTAGAATTGTTCCGGTTACCATGGCTTCGGGGACTACCATTTTAGGTATGCTTCCTTTGTTGGGTGATGCTATGTTTGCTGGTATGGCAGCTACTATCATGGGTGGTTTATTAATGGCTACTGTTCTTACGATTTTCATCTTACCGGTAACCTATTGTATATTCTTTGGATTTAAAATAAAATAA
- a CDS encoding efflux RND transporter periplasmic adaptor subunit — translation MNGKLIPVVLLVTLVACKKPMVQEQGPRPVKVTEVTALNVVEKSFSGIVAPDQFSDLAFKMSGPLVSLNVDAGQKVKTGQVIAEIDPQDFKWDYEAKKASYQTAQAQLQRAEKLLSKQAISRQEYETSQAAYSNAKAAYENSLNTYEQTKLRAPFDGFIAKKYVENYQKVQTGQAIVSLINPKKLLIQFTMPENNVIYLTDSHKLFVEFDTYKGVYFKTKIKDYVEASPDGTGVPVWLYIDDPKFDLDKYKVAVGFSCRVILKAENEEFMAANLIPLSAIVSPDDSKEKGVFVVKGDQVEYRPIKEDGLVGTDGVIVSSGVAAGEKVVSAGATRLVNGQQVKILTD, via the coding sequence GAAACCTATGGTACAAGAACAAGGACCTCGGCCAGTAAAAGTTACTGAAGTTACTGCATTGAATGTAGTTGAAAAATCATTTAGTGGTATTGTTGCACCGGATCAGTTTAGTGATTTGGCATTTAAAATGTCTGGTCCGTTAGTTTCCTTGAATGTGGATGCTGGCCAAAAGGTAAAGACTGGTCAAGTAATCGCTGAAATAGATCCTCAAGATTTTAAATGGGATTATGAAGCTAAAAAGGCTTCTTATCAAACTGCACAGGCACAGTTGCAGCGTGCAGAGAAGCTGTTAAGCAAACAAGCTATTTCACGTCAAGAATATGAAACTAGTCAAGCTGCTTATTCAAATGCCAAAGCAGCTTATGAAAACTCTTTAAACACGTATGAACAAACGAAGTTACGTGCTCCTTTTGATGGATTTATTGCTAAAAAGTATGTAGAAAATTATCAGAAAGTACAAACAGGGCAAGCCATTGTTAGTCTGATTAATCCTAAAAAGCTTTTGATTCAGTTTACTATGCCTGAGAACAATGTAATTTATCTTACGGATTCTCATAAATTGTTTGTTGAGTTTGATACCTATAAAGGTGTTTATTTCAAGACAAAAATTAAAGATTATGTAGAAGCTTCCCCTGATGGGACAGGGGTTCCTGTATGGCTATATATTGATGATCCTAAGTTTGATCTGGATAAATATAAAGTAGCTGTAGGTTTTTCTTGTCGTGTAATTTTAAAAGCTGAAAACGAAGAATTTATGGCAGCTAATCTGATACCCCTTTCAGCGATTGTTTCTCCTGACGATAGTAAAGAAAAAGGTGTATTTGTAGTAAAAGGAGATCAAGTTGAATATAGACCTATTAAAGAAGATGGATTAGTAGGAACCGATGGCGTCATTGTCTCATCAGGTGTAGCTGCCGGAGAAAAAGTCGTTTCTGCAGGTGCTACACGTTTGGTGAACGGTCAACAAGTAAAAATATTAACAGATTAA